A stretch of DNA from Salvelinus sp. IW2-2015 linkage group LG20, ASM291031v2, whole genome shotgun sequence:
ATGTGGAGGACCCTGCCACACCTACAACCCTGGGCTACACTGAGGAAGAGGTTGAGGTTGTGGGGCATGAGGATGATGAGATTGACGAGGAGATAGAAATAGGAGTGGTGGAAATTGTGGAGGGCCCTATCCGACCGACCGACCTGGGCTACACTGAGGAAAAGGTTGAGGATCTGGGCTGTGAGGATGATGAGATGGACAAGGAGACAGGAGTAGGTCAGGTAGACCTTGTGGAGGGCACTGTCACACTGACCTTCCTGGGCTACACTGAGGTAAAGTCAGAGAGCGAGGGTCTGGGCCATGAGGATGATAGAGAGTTGGTGGAGGTGGAGCGGGTGATCATTTCTGACGCGGGTGAGGAGGAGATTGTTCTTCAGTCTCCRGTTCTTGGGTCTGAGACTGAACCCTTCCTGGGCTACACTGGGCAAAAGGTTGAGGCTGTGGGgcatgaggatgatgaggaggacgTGAGTGGATTGGTTGTCTTTGTGGAGGGCCCTGTTCCACCTGTCATCCTGGGCTACACTCAYGAAGAGGTTGAGGATCTGGGACATGAGGATGATCCCCCCAGACCAACCCCACGCTACAGAGCCGAGGAAACAGGAAAGAGGGCATCCAAACACAATACCAAGTGCTGCTCTATCATGTGATTCTGCACATGATAGAGCATCACCCCCCCATTCCTCTAAGCTATGCCACTCATGATGAATGGTCTGTATGCTTGGCCTAAATCTACAACATTGTCTAAATTGCACAGGATGTGCTCCAGAGAGGCGTGCCTTTGCTCCTCATCTAAAATGTCACTGGTATCCTGAGACTACAGTCCCACATGGCTTGTGTCATGGAGTGTTTACTGTTATCCTCCTCTTCAAACAGCTCTGTGAACAGACTCCAGTGTGACTGTTACAAAGCCCTTCTGCCTCCTGCTGGACACAGTTCAGTAATGCAACTAGGTTTTACTGCCAAAATCCCAGCAGCACTCATCTCCCGCTCCTCTGCCTTTGTGATTGGTTGTATCAGCCAAAAAAAAGTACTCAGCACTATGTCCTCTAGGAATGAAGAATATGAAGAATAGATGAAGAATACAACAACCACTGATCTGTTTCTTTTTGGAAATAGATTTTTAAATATTAATCTCAGAAATGCCTGATGTGcctatttcaatttcaatttcaatggcAAATAACCCTTTTGTTCTCTACTTTTAGAGTGTCCTCATCAGTAATACAAATGTAATGGTTATGAATATGATACTGTATTCCGTCAGTGACCAAAACAGTCTGTTAAAGAAGGGTTGGATGCCATTAAATCTATTCAGTGCGAtttgtatgtgtacgtgtgtttgaTAGTTGAATTTTGATTTAGCCATGTCTGTTAATGAAGGTGGGTTAAAAAAaactggaatgtgtgtgtgattatcaaaacaaaatatatttcatattcttaagATTTTTGTTTGTCTCGTTCTTTCCTTTTGATCAGCAGTAGCAACGTTCCTGTCAGGACGTTCATGTATAGGACTCTTTATTGCAAATGAGCTGTGACATACCATTAAAGACACGCTACGGAACTTTGGCGActattaagtatttttttttacctctcgctttgggctggatgtgtcaatgtgtagttcatacatacttaatatatgagcagaattactcTCTTACCAcaattagccatgaaatcccGAGTTTAAAAGAGATACTATTTTTCTGGAAGATGTTCTATGCCATTTTCCCTAAGATTttccccacgtgggccagccctgTAGCAATTCGAGGTGTagtcaatgagcttcagccccttcGCCTTTTGAGTGACAGGCAGTCTCACCTCTCACGGGTCTCAGCAGCAGCCTAGCAGCATCATTCAGACAGAAGCCTGGACACAGCCACGACACTGCAAACAGGTGGGTCTCTTTCTTATTATTCATTTTACAGTACCTTGTCGTATTCTGATATTATACTGTTAGTTACCAACGTTGTGTCATTAATAGCACTCACAGATGCATATGATTAATTTACATTTAATTTCCATAACCTATTTAGTTTTCATAAACGAATAATAATGTTTTAGAACAGTATGGCTGTTATTATTGATCACAAAGTAACAACTCATACTCTTTGAAACAAGCGTCTAGCTTTACTTTWAAATAAATGTATACAGCCTACAGTTTAttcccacaaaaaggctttaaaTATTTGAGAATTCAGGATATTTGATATTtcatgaggtaatatgtataatTAATTGTGGTTTTCAAGGAAGAGCTTGTATTTGTATCACTGAGAAATGTTTGGCTGACTTCCCCTTAATGGAGGAGATAAACTCATGAAATATCATTAATATGTTGTGTTGCGATGCAATCACTTCACACATTGTGTGGCTGGCTTTCTGATAATCCAGGGCRMGAGTATGGCTATAAGCCTGAGGGTAAATATAGACATATAAATCTCACCTGCACCTGAGGTGACTACAGATGTAGGAATTTAATTTCATCAKtcttttgttgctgagaattttcctgcacagcagaaaacgcaaacttgtagtgtttttaaaaggcttctaaagtttgtaatttccactttgaaatttcagacttgatttgccctaacaaaaaatgtatcaacccatataaaaatggccattaattataatccagacaataattcccatttcctgttgctgcatgattattttcctgctgtatcaAACTGTCTTAAAAtgaagatcctgcatctgtagaTTACATGGGAGCATTGGTAATTAGACATGATGACGGACAGAACTGCACAACCTCAATGACAATGACAGTTCTGATCAGTTTGCCATTATGCATCGTAAAAGATCTGGAGTCATCTTAACAGGTGTGGTGTCTGGAGACATTCATGCAAACGACATACAGTAAACATGAATTTTCATAATAATTTACTGGTTCTTACAGATAGAGCTCTCTAAATTGGCTGGAGTTTAAATGAGTATGTTGTCATGAAGTCAATGTTTTGAGCTTAAGGCTGAAAGTGATATGGCTCTGGAGGAGAAGGCTGTGAAGGAGGCTCCTGTAGCAGATGCAGAGTGGATGTGCCAGACAGTGAAAAGCTGATTACTCTTCCCCCTAGTAAGCAGAACTCTGCTCAGGTCAACTGCATCAGCATTGTAGTGTCAGCTAGTAAATATGTCAGGTGATTGAATTTTAAATCTTAAAAGGTGAAGTTgcaattttt
This window harbors:
- the LOC111981621 gene encoding uncharacterized protein isoform X2, translated to MEEEWLTQAQRKRKSLRDQWLSENPQPVPGRSAENYTEELPTGEDIVEVIESTSYTVTNAQSHNQADIEEGGIQDIIRAAGGQLPGPVMERVLHENGLEGRSVLGMVAVQVERDSKTGVTKIRSVVPVSGAPRALGETVFNDSRKSVHHVGGADGQPSAEELGQLLSXINDVGMQVLLDEIPVVPQQKAEEKIEVGGGMEEEVDNVEDPATPTTLGYTEEEVEVVGHEDDEIDEEIEIGVVEIVEGPIRPTDLGYTEEKVEDLGCEDDEMDKETGVGQVDLVEGTVTLTFLGYTEVKSESEGLGHEDDRELVEVERVIISDAGEEEIVLQSPVLGSETEPFLGYTGQKVEAVGHEDDEEDVSGLVVFVEGPVPPVILGYTHEEVEDLGHEDDPPRPTPRYRAEETGKRASKHNTKCCSIM